Proteins encoded by one window of Geobacter sp. DSM 9736:
- the fliE gene encoding flagellar hook-basal body complex protein FliE: MINQIEGAALGQALPLGGGTAKPTSPTEDFSKFLGDMVGKVNSAQREADGAIQKLMTGEAKGLHEVMIAMEKSSVSFQFLTQVRNKAVEAYQEIMRMPV, from the coding sequence ATGATCAATCAAATAGAAGGCGCAGCACTCGGACAGGCTCTGCCACTCGGCGGGGGGACAGCAAAGCCAACTTCTCCGACCGAGGATTTCAGCAAGTTTCTCGGTGATATGGTAGGCAAAGTTAACTCGGCGCAACGTGAGGCCGACGGTGCCATCCAGAAGCTCATGACAGGGGAGGCCAAGGGTCTCCACGAGGTCATGATAGCCATGGAGAAGTCGAGCGTATCCTTCCAGTTTCTCACGCAAGTTCGCAACAAAGCGGTTGAAGCTTATCAGGAAATAATGAGAATGCCGGTTTGA
- a CDS encoding response regulator: MANVLIVDDSSTMRKIISRSLRQAGLPVDDIFEAGDGIEGLNALGANKVDLILSDINMPNMDGLEFIKQVRANGSKVPIVMITTEGGEDILKEAMSNGASDSIKKPFTPEQLNEKLGGLI, translated from the coding sequence ATGGCAAATGTATTGATCGTAGACGATTCCTCGACCATGAGGAAGATTATCTCCCGCTCGCTCCGTCAGGCAGGATTGCCAGTCGATGATATTTTCGAAGCGGGAGACGGGATCGAGGGACTCAATGCTCTCGGTGCCAACAAAGTTGATCTGATCCTGTCGGACATCAACATGCCGAACATGGATGGCCTTGAGTTCATCAAGCAGGTGCGCGCCAATGGAAGCAAGGTTCCCATCGTGATGATTACGACGGAGGGGGGAGAAGACATCCTCAAGGAGGCAATGAGCAACGGTGCGAGTGACAGCATCAAGAAGCCGTTCACCCCTGAACAGCTCAACGAGAAACTGGGAGGGTTGATATGA
- a CDS encoding response regulator yields the protein MADVGKLQEVLNAAMKQAGEESSLLLGQGLEIRDCDAVNTNKQSFFTGMEDAIFAVGVESREDYPGQLYMIFSLRDAILLSSMLLGIPPARISEKRKLAIMEPDDADAFGEIMNQVIGSFNSVLQPKFPSKLHLKLLAPKKFIPGVDELSDEEPIPTGEYIMFRSQLQMDGLEMDQLNILIPIVLANLLMPDPVVEETAEADKTEAPEEEAAPASELEESAAESGAAVIILDDDELDRQHVKSFLASTGLKLVDGSLQEDIKGIFSQNEAKVAVIGVSDPDDQDLALCIKINALCQDAPVPIIMCAHKWTRLKVLKALKYGARDIIMKPFSAEELVTKVTRLIKAA from the coding sequence ATGGCAGACGTCGGGAAACTGCAAGAAGTTCTGAATGCAGCAATGAAGCAGGCTGGTGAAGAGAGCAGTCTGCTACTCGGGCAGGGACTCGAAATCCGTGATTGTGACGCGGTAAATACTAACAAGCAGAGTTTCTTTACCGGGATGGAAGATGCCATCTTCGCTGTGGGTGTGGAGTCGCGGGAAGACTATCCCGGCCAGCTCTACATGATTTTCTCGCTGCGAGATGCGATACTGTTGAGCAGCATGCTGCTCGGCATTCCACCTGCCCGTATTTCAGAAAAACGTAAGCTGGCCATTATGGAGCCGGATGATGCCGATGCGTTCGGAGAAATCATGAACCAGGTTATCGGCTCCTTCAATTCTGTCCTGCAGCCCAAGTTTCCGAGCAAGCTTCACCTCAAGCTGCTGGCCCCGAAGAAATTCATTCCGGGGGTTGACGAGCTTTCGGATGAAGAGCCCATCCCAACCGGCGAGTACATCATGTTTCGTTCCCAGTTGCAGATGGACGGGCTGGAGATGGACCAGTTGAACATTCTGATTCCGATAGTCCTTGCGAACCTCCTGATGCCCGACCCGGTTGTGGAGGAGACGGCGGAGGCTGACAAAACAGAAGCCCCTGAAGAGGAAGCTGCTCCCGCATCGGAACTGGAAGAATCCGCCGCTGAAAGTGGAGCTGCGGTAATTATACTGGATGACGACGAACTTGATCGGCAGCATGTAAAGAGTTTTCTAGCGAGTACAGGGCTAAAGCTTGTCGATGGATCCTTACAGGAAGACATAAAGGGAATCTTTAGCCAGAATGAGGCAAAAGTCGCAGTCATAGGTGTGTCTGACCCCGATGATCAGGATCTTGCTCTTTGCATAAAAATAAATGCACTATGTCAGGACGCTCCGGTTCCTATCATAATGTGCGCCCATAAGTGGACGCGGCTCAAGGTGTTGAAGGCCCTTAAGTATGGAGCCCGTGATATCATCATGAAACCTTTCAGTGCAGAAGAACTGGTTACAAAGGTGACACGGCTGATAAAGGCTGCCTGA
- a CDS encoding chemotaxis protein CheX, translating to MTLNAAVSNSADINEDELAGYIINATKEVFGTMVMMDLEDSYPLKEPVTKFHCSVTGMVGLAGTYTGILSIHCPQTFALRITSNMLGMDVEEVGEDVNDALGEIANMLGGYVKQILSKGGLDINLSIPTVISGEEYTVNAMSESECTIVPFVNEGERFLVGLKLKKEA from the coding sequence ATGACCCTTAATGCCGCGGTCTCGAATTCCGCTGACATCAACGAAGATGAACTCGCTGGATACATCATCAATGCCACTAAGGAAGTCTTTGGGACAATGGTGATGATGGACCTGGAGGATTCGTATCCCCTTAAAGAACCTGTTACCAAATTTCATTGTAGTGTAACCGGCATGGTCGGACTTGCCGGTACCTACACCGGTATCCTTTCGATCCATTGTCCTCAGACATTTGCCCTGCGGATCACGTCCAACATGCTGGGAATGGATGTGGAAGAAGTAGGCGAGGATGTCAACGATGCTCTCGGCGAGATCGCCAACATGCTCGGTGGATACGTCAAGCAGATCCTTTCAAAAGGTGGTCTCGACATCAACCTCTCCATCCCCACGGTAATCTCCGGAGAGGAATACACTGTAAATGCCATGTCGGAATCTGAATGTACAATCGTTCCGTTCGTTAACGAGGGAGAGCGTTTCCTCGTCGGGCTCAAACTAAAGAAGGAAGCATAA
- a CDS encoding tetratricopeptide repeat protein → MPVVPIINFLRGKTFLPLAFCLSMLPLQTAAAEDPASVTKVVVRPRSGHTRISFQFDRVPNYSLAVLPQGSISLTFRNTVSSPHKKLRHYSDSNIAGVRISTRGEDVRVVIPAKGTPVYRTIWDTEMTRVVIDVGPAVAARTYSELPAGRENIWKGAGELVRNFDPPLKANLPFHPTDRRALLALLSPEETNLVLAGEAALYKGNAAQAKEIFSFFTERETPVRALATYRLGEALYVLQQYSEALEAFRRGERLWPEYMEQNPSMSFYYGDSMVRSGDLPGGRKMLGRMICSVADKYYAPLLLVRLADILSRQGHDQEAVAIYRTVYEHFPKTKAGNHAALKLADRRFPGVTIDTYASLFEEYKKLSVEAGDASIREEALFKAALLQSLYGPADNGLSLVVSYEKRYPRGVFTNIAKSMREELLLIRGRELHEAKDQAGLVALALDHKDYLSRCFTDAEFPLRLDVAFRTAGTIKNQNSLFSDLSSREWAVGVPFMLRRIIDNALSISDYPLAEDKSREFLDRFPKDVAAPAVREILGGLCYRKQDMNGVVAELTPLLGEHRKAISPESHYFLGKALSDTGKWTGAEKAMARFISETRGDGARFPTLADAYYVCASSRVAAGDRKGAIRWLREGLEDALPEQRDQFLYKLGQLCQQAGLHDQARSYWEKSVKEGSDPVWQKLAGECLADVEWRERVEKNVRQQLTSKK, encoded by the coding sequence ATGCCTGTGGTCCCAATTATTAATTTTTTGAGGGGCAAAACATTTTTACCGCTTGCCTTCTGCCTGTCGATGCTGCCGCTACAAACTGCAGCGGCTGAAGACCCTGCATCCGTCACGAAAGTTGTGGTTCGTCCGCGATCGGGACATACCCGCATTTCGTTCCAGTTCGATAGAGTTCCGAACTACAGCCTTGCTGTGCTTCCGCAGGGAAGTATCAGTCTGACTTTCAGGAACACCGTCTCTTCGCCCCACAAGAAGCTGCGCCATTACTCGGATTCAAACATAGCAGGTGTTCGGATATCGACACGCGGTGAGGATGTACGGGTGGTCATACCTGCCAAGGGCACTCCTGTCTACCGTACGATATGGGACACTGAGATGACCCGCGTTGTGATTGATGTGGGTCCTGCAGTGGCGGCACGCACGTACTCGGAGCTTCCTGCCGGCCGGGAGAACATATGGAAAGGGGCCGGAGAGCTCGTCCGCAACTTCGATCCCCCGCTGAAGGCTAACCTTCCTTTTCATCCGACGGACCGGCGGGCACTTCTCGCATTGCTCTCTCCGGAGGAGACCAACCTGGTCCTGGCCGGGGAAGCGGCGCTTTATAAGGGAAATGCAGCTCAGGCGAAGGAGATTTTCTCTTTTTTCACCGAGCGAGAGACACCGGTCCGGGCGCTTGCAACATACCGTCTGGGAGAGGCCCTCTATGTGCTTCAGCAGTATTCCGAGGCTCTTGAGGCATTCCGGCGGGGGGAACGGCTCTGGCCGGAATACATGGAGCAGAATCCATCCATGAGTTTCTACTACGGGGACAGCATGGTACGAAGCGGCGATCTTCCCGGCGGCAGGAAGATGCTGGGCCGCATGATATGCTCTGTGGCCGACAAATACTATGCCCCCTTGCTTCTTGTGCGTCTTGCCGACATTCTCAGCAGGCAGGGGCATGATCAGGAGGCGGTGGCGATTTATCGCACTGTGTACGAGCATTTTCCGAAAACAAAAGCGGGCAACCACGCCGCGCTTAAGTTAGCAGACAGGCGCTTCCCTGGCGTTACGATCGACACCTACGCATCCCTGTTCGAAGAATACAAGAAGCTTTCGGTCGAGGCCGGGGACGCTTCCATCCGTGAAGAGGCGCTTTTCAAAGCTGCACTACTTCAGTCGCTCTATGGACCCGCAGACAATGGCCTGAGCCTCGTCGTGAGCTACGAGAAAAGGTACCCGCGGGGCGTATTCACCAATATAGCCAAGTCGATGCGGGAAGAACTTCTACTCATCCGCGGCCGTGAACTGCATGAAGCCAAGGACCAGGCAGGACTCGTAGCGCTGGCTCTTGATCACAAGGATTACCTCTCCCGATGCTTCACGGATGCCGAGTTTCCCCTACGGCTCGACGTTGCTTTCCGCACTGCCGGCACGATAAAAAATCAAAATTCTCTCTTTTCCGATCTCAGTTCCCGCGAATGGGCAGTGGGAGTGCCGTTCATGCTCAGGCGGATCATCGATAATGCTCTTTCTATTTCCGATTATCCCTTGGCAGAAGACAAATCCCGGGAATTCCTCGATCGCTTTCCCAAGGATGTTGCGGCACCGGCTGTACGAGAAATACTCGGTGGACTCTGCTACAGGAAACAGGACATGAACGGGGTAGTGGCGGAGCTCACACCGCTACTGGGAGAGCATCGTAAGGCCATTTCCCCCGAGAGCCATTATTTCCTTGGAAAAGCCTTGTCGGATACGGGTAAATGGACGGGAGCCGAGAAGGCGATGGCACGCTTCATTTCAGAGACCAGGGGGGATGGTGCCAGATTTCCGACTCTTGCCGATGCCTACTATGTTTGTGCGTCGTCCAGAGTTGCTGCCGGAGATCGAAAAGGCGCCATCAGGTGGCTACGTGAGGGGCTAGAAGATGCACTGCCGGAGCAGCGGGACCAGTTCCTCTACAAGCTGGGACAGCTCTGCCAGCAGGCGGGGCTTCATGACCAAGCCAGAAGTTATTGGGAAAAGAGCGTCAAGGAGGGTTCGGACCCGGTTTGGCAGAAGCTTGCGGGGGAATGCCTGGCAGATGTCGAGTGGCGGGAACGGGTGGAGAAAAATGTACGTCAGCAACTTACGTCAAAAAAATGA
- the flgB gene encoding flagellar basal body rod protein FlgB, protein MPLKGIFSTTVDLLGKSLDLRARNHNHLSANVANAETPGYVPSTLSFEGELKQALKAGGKAGATPAITHPRHIPLKGRANDIQGVQGTVVDTPASAIGRDGNAVELENEMSKLMENQIMYNASVQILAKKFEGLKQVIKGGN, encoded by the coding sequence ATGCCGTTGAAAGGTATATTCAGTACTACCGTAGATCTTCTCGGGAAGAGCCTGGACCTGCGAGCCCGAAATCATAATCATCTTTCGGCCAATGTTGCCAACGCGGAGACACCAGGATATGTGCCGTCGACTCTTTCATTTGAGGGTGAACTTAAGCAGGCATTAAAAGCGGGCGGAAAAGCGGGTGCTACTCCTGCGATAACTCATCCCCGGCACATTCCTCTAAAGGGCAGGGCCAACGATATTCAGGGGGTACAAGGAACGGTGGTCGATACTCCCGCGTCGGCCATCGGTCGAGACGGCAACGCCGTCGAACTTGAGAACGAGATGTCGAAGCTGATGGAGAACCAGATAATGTACAACGCTTCGGTGCAGATACTTGCAAAAAAATTCGAAGGGCTCAAGCAGGTCATCAAGGGAGGTAACTAA
- a CDS encoding bacteriohemerythrin translates to MALLSWSDSYRVNIKQIDDQHKKLIEMINTLHDAMKVGKGSQVLGEVLKSLIDYTGSHFATEEKLMKLHNYPDYEHHKKEHNLLVMQVLDIQKNLQNGSAPLTQNIMSFLKEWLVKHIQGEDKKYGPYLNGKGVV, encoded by the coding sequence ATGGCCCTACTTTCCTGGAGCGACAGTTATCGTGTCAACATCAAGCAGATAGACGATCAGCATAAAAAACTCATTGAGATGATCAACACGCTGCACGATGCAATGAAGGTTGGTAAAGGAAGCCAGGTGCTCGGAGAGGTGCTCAAGTCGCTCATCGATTACACCGGTAGCCATTTTGCAACAGAAGAAAAGCTTATGAAGCTGCACAACTACCCCGATTACGAACACCACAAGAAGGAGCATAACCTGCTCGTAATGCAGGTTCTGGATATACAGAAGAACCTGCAGAACGGTAGTGCTCCCCTTACACAAAACATCATGAGCTTTCTAAAGGAGTGGCTCGTAAAGCACATTCAAGGGGAAGACAAGAAGTATGGACCATACCTGAACGGCAAAGGTGTTGTCTGA
- the flgC gene encoding flagellar basal body rod protein FlgC yields the protein MDFFTAMDVSSSALTAERTRMNLISSNLANANSTKTAEGGPYKRKDVVFSASPVAEPFSDALRRANRKGPAGVEVVQITEDKNPPRMQYDPSHPDADARGYVALPNVNVIEEMADMISATRAYEANVTAAQAAKNMALKTLELGR from the coding sequence ATGGATTTCTTTACCGCAATGGATGTCAGTTCTTCCGCTTTGACAGCCGAGCGCACCCGAATGAACCTGATTTCCAGCAATCTTGCGAATGCCAATTCTACCAAAACGGCCGAAGGCGGGCCTTACAAAAGGAAAGATGTGGTGTTTTCCGCGTCTCCTGTTGCCGAACCTTTCAGTGATGCTCTGAGGCGGGCAAACCGTAAGGGGCCTGCAGGCGTAGAGGTGGTGCAGATAACAGAGGATAAGAATCCACCGCGGATGCAGTACGACCCTTCACACCCTGATGCGGATGCGCGAGGATACGTTGCACTTCCGAATGTAAATGTCATTGAAGAAATGGCCGACATGATTTCAGCTACGAGAGCGTACGAGGCGAATGTGACTGCCGCGCAGGCTGCCAAGAACATGGCGCTGAAAACACTCGAACTGGGCAGGTAG